The Aureispira anguillae genome contains a region encoding:
- the katG gene encoding catalase/peroxidase HPI, with translation MKTKVLAAIASLLLLGACSNEKEQPVEQGGQCPFGFDKGHKKEQITLAKSNHDWWPNKLNLNVLDQNSELSNPMGETFNYAQAFGALDYEALKTDLTNLMTDSQDWWPADYGHYGPLFIRMAWHSAGTYRTGDGRGGTRMGLQRFAPQNSWPDNGNLDKARRLLWPIKQKYGQHISWADLMILAGNVAIESMGLKTIGFAGGREDVWVPQEDVYWGSEGGWLESRRLNEKGELDLEIENPLAAVQMGLIYVNPEGPNGKPDPVASAKNIRIAFARMGMNDEETVALIAGGHTFGKTHGAGPADNVGPAPEGAGIEEQGLGWKSSYKSGKGKDAITSGLEVIWTPTPTRWSHAFLQTLFNNEWELTKSPAGAHQWVAKDVGEIFPDAFDKDKRHRPTMLTSDLALKFDPAYKEVCQHFLDEPLAFDQAFANAWFKLTHRDMGPKSTYLGSAIPAENFLWQDPIPSRNHDLISEADINKLKEEILNAGIPSNALIETAWASASTFRGSDRRGGANGARIRLEPQINWESNNPKQLKTVLAVYEQIQAKFNANAGNKKVSIADLIVLGGNAAVEKAVSNAGFDFSVPFSPGRMDATQEQTDVASFSVLEPMADGFRNYQKKKYTLTTEELLIDKAQLLTLTTPEMTVLVGGMRALNANFDDSNKGILTNNTGVLTNDFFVNLLDMNTYWTSTSEDKLEFEGKDRATNDVKWTATRADLIFGSNSELRAIAEVYASADAKEKFVKDFINAWTKVMNLDRFDLK, from the coding sequence ATGAAAACAAAAGTATTAGCAGCTATTGCTTCCCTACTACTGTTGGGGGCTTGTAGCAACGAAAAAGAACAACCTGTAGAGCAAGGAGGTCAATGTCCTTTTGGTTTTGACAAAGGGCACAAAAAAGAACAAATAACACTCGCAAAATCTAATCACGATTGGTGGCCCAACAAATTAAATTTAAATGTGCTTGACCAAAATTCAGAATTGTCTAACCCCATGGGCGAAACATTTAATTATGCTCAAGCATTTGGTGCTTTAGATTACGAAGCACTAAAAACAGACCTAACAAACTTAATGACAGATTCACAAGATTGGTGGCCTGCTGACTATGGGCATTATGGTCCCTTATTTATTCGAATGGCATGGCATAGTGCTGGAACCTATCGTACTGGAGATGGTAGAGGGGGAACCCGCATGGGACTACAACGATTTGCGCCTCAAAATAGCTGGCCAGACAATGGGAACCTCGATAAAGCAAGAAGGTTACTCTGGCCAATAAAACAAAAATATGGGCAACATATTTCTTGGGCAGATTTAATGATTTTAGCAGGAAATGTTGCGATAGAATCAATGGGATTAAAAACGATTGGTTTTGCTGGAGGAAGAGAAGATGTTTGGGTGCCACAAGAAGATGTCTATTGGGGATCGGAAGGTGGATGGTTAGAAAGTAGAAGGTTGAACGAAAAAGGAGAATTAGATTTAGAAATTGAAAATCCTCTAGCTGCGGTACAAATGGGGTTGATCTATGTAAACCCCGAAGGGCCTAATGGGAAACCTGATCCCGTTGCATCGGCTAAAAATATTCGAATTGCATTTGCTAGAATGGGCATGAATGATGAGGAAACGGTAGCCTTAATTGCGGGAGGACACACCTTTGGAAAAACACATGGCGCTGGACCAGCGGATAATGTAGGTCCTGCACCTGAAGGGGCAGGCATTGAAGAACAAGGTTTGGGCTGGAAAAGCAGTTATAAATCAGGCAAAGGAAAAGATGCTATTACTTCTGGTTTAGAAGTAATTTGGACTCCTACGCCAACAAGGTGGAGCCATGCTTTTTTGCAAACTCTATTTAATAACGAATGGGAATTAACAAAAAGTCCTGCTGGCGCTCATCAATGGGTTGCAAAAGATGTAGGGGAAATTTTTCCAGATGCTTTTGACAAGGACAAAAGACACAGACCTACAATGCTTACGTCTGACTTGGCCTTAAAGTTTGACCCAGCATACAAAGAAGTTTGTCAACATTTTTTGGATGAACCGCTAGCCTTTGACCAAGCGTTTGCCAATGCATGGTTTAAGTTGACTCATAGAGATATGGGTCCTAAATCAACCTATTTAGGATCAGCAATTCCTGCGGAAAACTTTTTGTGGCAAGATCCCATTCCTAGTAGAAATCATGATTTAATTTCCGAAGCAGATATCAATAAACTAAAAGAGGAGATATTAAATGCTGGTATTCCTTCAAATGCTTTAATTGAAACGGCATGGGCATCAGCATCAACCTTCCGAGGCTCTGACAGAAGAGGGGGCGCAAATGGTGCACGTATCCGACTAGAACCCCAAATCAATTGGGAATCGAACAACCCTAAACAGCTTAAGACTGTTTTAGCTGTTTATGAGCAAATACAAGCAAAATTTAATGCTAATGCTGGCAATAAAAAAGTTTCTATTGCCGATTTAATCGTCTTAGGAGGTAATGCAGCAGTTGAAAAAGCTGTTTCTAATGCAGGTTTTGATTTTTCTGTTCCTTTTAGCCCAGGCAGAATGGATGCGACACAAGAACAGACCGATGTTGCTTCTTTTTCGGTACTAGAACCGATGGCAGATGGTTTTAGAAATTATCAAAAAAAGAAATATACGCTTACTACTGAGGAATTACTGATTGATAAAGCTCAACTACTAACCTTAACGACTCCTGAAATGACGGTGTTAGTAGGTGGAATGAGAGCTTTAAATGCCAATTTTGACGATTCTAACAAAGGAATCCTTACCAACAATACAGGAGTCCTAACCAATGACTTTTTTGTCAATCTTCTAGATATGAACACTTATTGGACTTCTACCTCTGAAGATAAATTGGAATTTGAAGGCAAAGACAGAGCTACCAATGACGTTAAATGGACGGCAACTAGGGCAGATTTAATTTTTGGTTCTAATTCAGAATTAAGAGCTATAGCAGAAGTTTATGCAAGTGCCGATGCCAAGGAAAAATTTGTAAAAGATTTTATCAACGCTTGGACAAAGGTGATGAACCTTGACCGATTTGATTTGAAATAA
- a CDS encoding cold-shock protein, translated as MADSFNKKEREKKKEKRRKEKAERKLKQKLEGNKTEEFMYLDENGNLTPIKPDPSKKTEINLEDIEIGVPKKTDLEEELVQTGVVKFFNTEKGYGFITKKDSNESIFVHVNNLIDEIKDKDKVAFEVEMGAKGPIAVNVKLLP; from the coding sequence ATGGCAGATAGTTTCAACAAAAAAGAACGTGAAAAGAAAAAGGAAAAAAGAAGAAAAGAAAAAGCAGAACGAAAGCTAAAACAAAAACTAGAAGGAAACAAAACCGAAGAATTCATGTATTTGGATGAAAATGGGAATCTCACTCCCATAAAACCAGATCCTAGTAAAAAAACTGAAATTAATCTCGAAGACATTGAAATCGGTGTTCCGAAAAAAACGGACCTAGAAGAAGAGCTTGTCCAAACTGGTGTTGTCAAGTTTTTTAACACAGAAAAAGGGTATGGATTCATTACTAAAAAAGATTCCAACGAAAGTATATTTGTCCATGTTAACAACCTCATTGATGAAATAAAAGATAAGGACAAAGTTGCTTTTGAAGTAGAAATGGGGGCTAAAGGTCCCATTGCTGTAAATGTAAAGTTGCTCCCTTAA
- a CDS encoding MFS transporter, with product MKNLSITYSLILLFLMALLERMIFYGFRGVFVIHAISEDGLKLDYTSVDKLCNWFIVLVGIAPFFMGLITDVWLRQKRAIFLGFGMLIAGFLVLLMDQSVYLSIALLVLGFGLVRVNLYILLSWLFKRSDKKRDIGFMVLFIFIEIGGFLSFIPMSYFDTNLFFRGFDLFVLATLGSGILFLMIQNKLSFSERYFPQKNEPKGLNDSILELEKENEQYIDLVPTPKLQLALLMVGLFIFTFIMELAGIKMDALFKINGLNLYEVLKGNGFGYIVALVLLFVFARYRTETSNTWHQIAGFYLLFAFTILAIFTAIFLDNNYVLLWIIEYIMFTALTSIFAPLVMSFITRMSNSKYASSILGFYLTFPALAYGIMEVITLEISPLVIFLCFVTTLFLSGVLFIGGNKLAQTMD from the coding sequence ATGAAAAACCTTTCAATAACTTACAGCTTAATTTTGTTGTTCTTAATGGCCCTTTTAGAGAGAATGATTTTTTATGGATTTAGAGGTGTATTTGTTATACATGCTATATCTGAAGATGGTTTGAAGTTAGATTATACCTCTGTTGATAAGTTATGTAATTGGTTTATTGTTTTAGTTGGAATAGCTCCATTTTTTATGGGGCTGATAACCGATGTTTGGTTGAGGCAAAAACGTGCAATTTTCTTAGGATTTGGAATGTTGATAGCTGGATTTTTAGTACTATTAATGGATCAAAGTGTGTATTTAAGCATTGCTTTGTTGGTATTAGGTTTTGGTTTGGTTAGAGTTAATTTGTACATCTTGTTAAGTTGGTTGTTTAAGAGGAGTGACAAGAAACGTGATATAGGTTTTATGGTGTTATTCATTTTTATAGAAATCGGCGGATTTTTATCTTTTATTCCAATGTCTTATTTTGATACCAATCTATTTTTTAGAGGTTTTGATCTTTTTGTTCTTGCAACATTGGGAAGTGGTATTTTGTTTTTAATGATTCAGAATAAGTTATCATTTTCCGAGCGTTATTTTCCTCAAAAGAACGAACCTAAAGGTTTAAATGATTCAATTTTAGAGTTGGAGAAAGAGAATGAACAATATATAGATTTAGTCCCAACGCCCAAGCTCCAACTAGCACTATTAATGGTGGGGCTTTTTATTTTTACATTTATTATGGAGCTCGCAGGAATAAAAATGGATGCTTTATTTAAAATTAATGGTTTGAATTTATACGAAGTACTTAAGGGAAATGGTTTCGGATATATTGTAGCATTGGTTCTGTTATTTGTTTTTGCTAGATATAGGACTGAGACTTCAAATACATGGCATCAAATCGCAGGATTTTATTTGTTGTTTGCGTTTACTATTTTAGCAATATTCACAGCAATTTTCCTTGACAATAACTATGTCTTACTGTGGATTATTGAATATATAATGTTTACTGCATTGACGTCTATTTTTGCACCTTTGGTAATGTCATTTATTACAAGAATGAGCAATTCAAAATACGCCTCTTCAATATTAGGTTTTTATCTAACCTTCCCCGCATTGGCATATGGAATCATGGAGGTTATAACGCTAGAAATTAGTCCTCTAGTTATTTTTCTTTGTTTTGTGACGACCTTGTTTTTAAGCGGAGTGCTATTTATTGGAGGGAATAAGCTGGCTCAGACAATGGATTAA
- a CDS encoding glycosyltransferase family 4 protein, whose protein sequence is MKSFEAGKALSVCVVAPTMPPLTGGAETFAEVLTLSLVKLAMKVHLITAEAPREKVIQQIEETGGSITILGTTFGSIDGYVGWEWAMFSRSEAIHKTIVNNKVDIIHALSHDTILSASIAIKGMPEAIRPKLVATTCEMSTEDSPFGIARSQFIYHLPLDGLVQISQYYIDIAKNHGCKAGVFGIAAAVDVDLFSSGERERGRKGMNVSNEKMVITCPSRFSPRKGQLDLLNAIQALPSELKSTIVCVLAGSTNSGSNEYLLEVREKTKNIDFECIITEVQRNDMPDLLKASDLVVLPSYKEGLGFSAIESMVVGCPVILNEVSGFDEIPENEEEVIFVPAKNIKVLSDSIGDLITNPAKREKIGKNGQSIALQKFSMDNFCVQIEAFYAEVLNKKMALI, encoded by the coding sequence ATGAAATCATTTGAAGCGGGAAAAGCACTATCGGTATGTGTAGTTGCTCCAACAATGCCTCCGTTAACAGGAGGAGCAGAAACTTTTGCAGAAGTATTGACACTTTCTTTGGTTAAGTTAGCCATGAAAGTGCATTTAATTACCGCAGAGGCTCCTAGGGAAAAAGTAATCCAACAAATCGAAGAAACTGGAGGATCTATTACGATTTTAGGTACTACTTTTGGCAGTATAGATGGTTATGTTGGATGGGAGTGGGCTATGTTTTCTAGGTCAGAGGCGATTCATAAAACGATTGTCAATAATAAGGTTGATATTATTCATGCTTTGAGTCATGATACCATATTGTCTGCTTCAATTGCAATAAAGGGAATGCCTGAAGCGATTCGCCCCAAACTAGTGGCTACCACCTGTGAAATGTCTACTGAAGATAGTCCTTTTGGAATTGCTCGGTCACAATTTATCTATCATTTGCCTTTGGATGGGTTAGTTCAGATCAGTCAATATTATATTGATATTGCCAAAAATCATGGGTGCAAAGCGGGAGTTTTTGGAATTGCTGCGGCTGTAGATGTAGACTTATTTTCAAGTGGGGAAAGAGAAAGGGGGAGAAAAGGCATGAATGTTTCAAATGAAAAGATGGTCATAACTTGCCCCAGTCGATTTTCTCCAAGGAAAGGGCAGTTGGATTTGCTAAATGCCATTCAAGCCTTGCCATCTGAATTAAAATCAACGATAGTTTGCGTTTTGGCTGGAAGCACCAACTCAGGCTCCAATGAATATCTATTAGAGGTTAGAGAAAAAACAAAAAATATAGATTTTGAATGCATTATTACGGAAGTTCAACGAAACGATATGCCTGATTTATTAAAAGCATCTGATCTAGTTGTTTTGCCAAGTTATAAAGAGGGGCTAGGGTTTTCTGCTATTGAAAGTATGGTTGTGGGATGCCCTGTGATTTTGAATGAGGTTTCTGGGTTTGATGAAATTCCCGAAAATGAAGAGGAGGTCATTTTTGTTCCTGCAAAAAACATCAAAGTGTTGTCTGATAGCATTGGCGATTTAATAACAAATCCTGCAAAAAGGGAAAAAATTGGCAAAAACGGTCAATCTATTGCCCTGCAAAAATTTTCTATGGATAACTTTTGCGTACAAATAGAAGCATTTTATGCTGAGGTACTTAACAAAAAAATGGCATTGATTTAA